GTTGGATCAGTCACGCCGGAGCCTGAGGCACGTACGGCAGCTGCGCCCGAAGCAGGGCCGTTGGCGCCATCGGCAATGACTCCTGCCCCGGGTGCGTTTGATTCGTTGCTCATGTGTCCACCAATGAGAGTTGGAGTTGCATTCGTTGCAACACTGTTGTTTCAAGGTAGGCCGTGATCCACGCCACAGTCAATAGGGCTGGCAAGATTGTTTCAGCCTAACTGGGAAGCCTCTAGGTGAAACGCGGCCAGCGGAGGCGGAGTACGCCGGATCCAAATGTTGCACGAGAAGCAACGGCGTTCCCGCACGAACGAAGACCGGATGACGACGGGGCGATCTCCGCCGTCATCCCTTCTCCTCAGCCGAGCCGGAGATCCAGTTCCACCGGGACGGCCCGCCGCACTGCATCGTCCACCGGGCAATGCTTCAGCCCCCACTCGACGATGTCCCGGACGGCTGCTTCATCCGCGGCTGATTCCACCCGGACCGCGACGCGCATGCTTGCCGGGCCAGCAGGCACGTCGTCCGCGATGCCGAGAATGCCCCGGTCATCAGATTCGCCGTCCACGTCGACTTCCAGGCCGGACAACTCCACGCCCTGCTCGGCGGCGCGCATCACGATGAGTGTGGCCGCACACGAGGCGTAGGCAGCACGGAAGAGCCAGCCCGGCGAGGGAGCTGAGCCCGTTCCGCCCACACCCGCCACCATGTCGGTGACGAGGGAGGAACCATCGGGGCCGGCCACGCGGATCCGAAGCCCGTCCTCCACGGCGGCGGATGCAACGGAATCGCGGTAACGGGCTTCGTCAGGATGGGCGGCCAGATAGGTTTTTGCTGACGTGATCGCCTCGGCTATTCGCGAGTTGCCCATCGGTGGTTCCTCCGCCCATAGTCTGCAGCATCACAATGCTGGGGCTTCTTCCTCCGCCAGCCTGATCATGCGGAGTTCGTCCTCCACCGCCCGGGCCGGCCAATACTCCTTCGCCAGCTCATCCGCCCAGATCCTGTCGGCTGCCGGGAAGAGCTTGTGGAGCAGTCCGGCCGCATGAGCCAGCGCAATGAGAGCCAGGGTCCTGTCATCGGGCCGTTGCCCACCAGGCTGAGCGGCATCGGAAGGCCCGGCGTCAGTTTTCGCGGCATCGGAAGGCCCGGCGTCAGGCGCCGCCGTATCAGCCGCTTGCCCATCAGTGGCCCCGGCGCCGGCCGCCGTAGAATCAAGTACCCCGGCCTTGGTGGATGAACCCTTGAGTGCCGCCTCGATCTTTTTCAGGAGGGCTGCTTCTGGACCGTGGTCCTTCTCCGGATACCGCACGGTCCGGAAAAAGCCCAGGTGCTTTTCGCCGACAGGTTCCACGATGCCCAGCGACGCCATCCGCTCATAGACGCGCTGCACCTCGGCACGGCCTTCCAGTATGGAGACCCATCGCTTGGGTTTGTGGGGCCGTGATTTGTGACGGATCAGCTCCAGCTCGCGTTGCAGGTCGGTTGCGGGGGTGGCACCCGTAGCCCTGACATGCTTCCCCTGCAGCTCGATGGCACCGATCATTTCCAGCTCGGCCAGTATGGCTCCTGCCAGGGTGGTCCTGAGCGCGAACACCGGAATTTCAGGTTTTCCGTCTTTATCGTTTGTTGCCAGAAGGAGGAAGGCTTGAGGGAGGTTCAGCTCCGCCGCCTTCGGTGATTCCTCGTTCATAAGACCATGGTGCGCCCGCAAGACGGCCATCACAATGCCGGATTTAAAGGCAGCCCGCGAGGGCGGTGCTTGAGGCGCCTGATGACGAAGTGAAAATTCCCCCTTGCCGAGAAACCGCTTTCTCGATAGTGTCCTTTTCAGCGCTTCGCAGTGACCGGCGTCATAGTGGCCGCAGGCCGGAGCGCAGTTCATTCCAATGACGGAAGAGAAAACATGCGAAAAGGCAGTACCTACTTGTCCATCTCCGCAGCCATAGCGGTGGCAGGAGCGCTGATGGTTTCGGCCCCTGCAGGTGCATCCCCCAACCCGGTGGCGGGCCCCTCGGGCCAGACCGCGCAGACACCCCTGGAGCGCCAGGTCCTGTCCCCGGGCGACGGCTGGGCCTCCGCAGGTACAGGCACCACCGGCGGTTCGGCAGCAGTGGACGCGCACGTCTACGACGTCTCCACCAAGGCCGAACTGCAGGCGGCCTTCGCAGCCGCCGGCGTGCAGCCGAAGATCGTCCGCGTGCACGGCACCATTGACGCCAATACCGCGCCGGACGGCTCGCCGATGACCTGCGAAAACTATTCAGAGGGCACCGGCTACAGCCTTCAGCAGTACCTCACGGACTATGACCCGGCCACCTACGGCCGGGACAAGGAGCCGGCAGGCCCCCAGGAAGACGCCAGGCGGGCGGCTGCCACCAAACAGGCACGGAACATCCGCGTAGATATTCCCAGCAACACCACCGTCGTCGGCGCCACTCCGGACAGCAGCATCACGGGAGCGGCCTTGCGCATCAACGGCGCCAGTAACGTGATCGTCCGCAACCTCACAGTGCGTGACGCCCATGACTGCTTCCCGTCCTGGGATCCGACGGACGGGTCCGAGGGTAACTGGAACAGCGAGTACGACATGCTCCAGGTGATCAACAAGGCCACCAACGTCTGGATCGACCACTCCGAATTCACCGACGCCCCCAACCTGGACAGCAACCAGCCCGTCTACTTCGGCCGCCCCTACCAGGTGCACGACGGCGCCGTGGACGTCACCAACGGCTCGGACCTGGTAACGATGTCCTTCAACCGGTTCGCTGACCATGACAAGCTGCTGCTGATCGGCTCCACTGACAACACCAACCGTGGGGACCCCGGCAAGCTCCGCGTCACCATCCACCACAACGAGTTTGTGAATGTCGGCCAGCGCGCCCCCCGGGTCCGCTTCGGCCAGGTGGACGTGTACAACAACCACTACGTGGTAACGGAGGACAGCACTGTTCCCTACGGCTACACGTTCGGCGCCGGATTCGACTCCCACCTCTACGCCGAGGCAAATGCCTTCACGCTTCCGGCCGGGATTGACCCCGCGAACATCATCGGGCGCTACAAAGGCAGCGTCATTACCACCATCGGGAACACTGTCAACGGCAAGATCACGGACCTTCGCGCCGTGTACAACGCCAGCGCCTCGCCCGCAAACCAGCTGGCGGAGGACACCTCCTGGACGCCCACGCTGCGCACCCAAGTCCATCCTGCCCAGGCCGTACCCGGACTGCTTAAGAGCTCCACCGGCCCCATCTTCACCGCAGGCGGAAAAGGCTGATGGCCGCCATTCTGCCGAGCCGGCGCAGCGTCCTGGCCACCCTGGCACTTACCGCAGGAACTGTGGCCCTCTCGGGAACGGGCATGGCGAACGCCTTCACGCAGACAACCCTTGACCCAACGAAACCCCGCACCAAGCCGGTGATCTTCGTCGTCGGGGACTCGACGTCGTCGGCGTACCAACAATCCGAGCGTCCCCGCGCCGGCTGGGGACAGGCCCTGCCGCTCCTGCTGGGGCCGCAGGCAACCGTCTTTGACTACGCCTGGTCCGGGGCGTCGTCCAAGAGCTTTGCCGACGCCGGACTGCTGGACCGTGTGCTGGCCTTGATGCAGCGCGGCGACTACCTGCTGATCTCCTTCGGCCACAACGACGAGAAGGTGACGGACCCGGCCAGGGGAACGCTTCCGGACTCCACCTTCAAGGAGTACCTGAGCCGCTACGTGGACGGGGCCAAAGCACGCGGAGGCAGGCCCGTCCTGGTCACTCCCGTGGAACGGCGCCGCTTTGATTCGTTCGGCAATGCCCGTGATTCCCACGGCGCGTATCCGCAGGCTGTGCGGGAACTCGCTGCGGCGTCCGGCACCCCGCTGGTGGACCTGGCGGCTTCCTCAAAGGACCTGTGGCAGCAGTTGGGGCCGGAAGGAACCAAGTCGCACTTCCTGTTCCTGGCTCCCGGCGAGCACCCGCAGTATCCGCAGGGCTCCGAGGACAACACCCACTTCCAGGCCGCAGGCGCCTTGGCGGTGGCCCGGCTCGTGGCACGCGAACTGCAATCCAAGGAGATTGCCCCGCCGGGCTACTTCCGGAATCTCGACGGCGGCGCCGATCCGCTGCTGGACATGTACTGGCCGGCGGAGCGCCCCATCGATGTCCCGGTGACGCTCGACGTCGGACCGGGCAGGACCTTCGCGACCGTACAGTCCGCCGTCGACTCCGTGCCGTCGAACAGCACACGGCGGACGGTCATCAGGATCCAGCCGGGCACTTATCGGGAGGCCGTGCGGGTGCCGAGCAACAAGCCCCGGATCTCGTTTATTGGGCAAGGCAGCAGGCCGGAGGATGTGGTGCTCGTCTTCAACAACGCATCCGGCACGCCCAAGCCGGACGGCACCGGAAACTTCGGCACGTCAGGGAGCGCGTCCGTACGGATTGACGGGGCGGACTTCGTGGCCCGGAACCTGACGTTCAGCAATGATTTCGATGAGGCCGCCAACATGGGGATGAAGGACCGCCAGGCAGTCGCGCTGCACATCACGGCTGACCGGTCGGTGTTGTCCAACGTGAGGATGCTTGGCAACCAGGACACCCTCCTGGTTAATTCGCCCCGGTCAGGCGTCCAGGCCCGCTTTTACTTTGACGGCTGCTACGTGGAAGGCGACGTTGATTTCATCTTCGGCCGCGGCACCGCTGTGTTCAGTGGCTGCGAGATCAAGTCCCTGGACCGCGCCTCGACGACGAACAATGGCTATGTGACGGCAGGAAGCCTGGATCTGTCGATTCCGTATGGCTACCTCTTTGACCAGTGCCGGCTTGTCTCGGATGCTGCGGCCAATACCGTCCACCTGGGCAGGCCGTGGCATCCGAGCGGTGACCCGAGAGCGGTGGCGCAGGTCCTGGTCAGGGACTCGTGGCTCGGCGCCCACATCTCCGGCACGCCCTGGACCGACATGAGCGGGTTCTCATGGCGGGAGGCACGGTTCCACGAGTACAACAACCGCGGTCCCGGCGCCCAGGTGACCCCCGACCGTCCGCAGTTGCCTGGGGCTGAGGCAGGCAACTTCACGGTCAGGAACTACCTGCAGGGCACGGACGGCTGGGCACCGCAACTTGCGGGTACGACGGCGGACTGCAGCGTAGTGCCATCGGAGGTGGCCGCGTAACTCTTGGCGGACGACGGCGGGACCTCCCGCCGTCGTCCGTTCACGTTAGTGCCACCGTCGTTGAGCGCCTATCGGCGATGTTCGTGGGGAGGGTCCAGTCGGGCCGCCTGGGGGCGCCTGGCCGCGCAGGACCAGGGCGCCCAGCATATTTCACCTATGGCCACAGCCGTAGGGACACTCCTGCCCAATGGTGAGCGTCCGACGGCGACGGGGGGATCACCGTTCCGGCAGTCGCCCGGCAAGTCCTTGGAGCGACGGTTCACGGCCCAGCTCGACATGTGCGAAGGCAAGCGCCGCAGCAAGGTCCGCCTTGCCGTCATAGATTGCCTGGCACAGGCCCAGGTGTTCCGCGCACTGCACCTGCGGGTCACGGTGCCCAGTCAGGGTGAAGAGCCACTGCATCCTGCCCAGCAGAGGCTTCATGGAGTACTCCAATAGCGAGTTGCCCCCCAGCGCCACGATTTCTGCATGGAGCGCCGTGTTTATGAGTGGTATCTGGGCATGGTCGTGCCGGAGCGTTGCCTCTTCTGCCAGGCTCATTACCTGCTGCAGGCGCGACGATGACCCCCCACTGGCCGCGGCCTGGGCGGCGAGGCGCGCGGCGAGGACTTCGAGGCTGAGTCGCACATCGAAGAGCTCGTTGACGTCCCGGAGGGTGATCTGCTTGACGGTAGCCCCGCGTCGGGGCGAGGTATCAATGAAGCCTTCGGCTTCCAGTTGCTGGAGGGCTTCCCGGACGGGAACCCTGGAAACATCCAGGGCTTGGGACAGCTCCCGTTCCCTGAGCCGGGATCCCGGAGCGAACTCCCCTGAGATGATCAACTCCCGGATACGTGCGCGGGTAGTATCGGCCGAGGACGCGGGAGATTCCGCCTGGACTGTCACTGAAGCCTCCGTTATGTGGCAGCGTTTAACTGCCCCGCTTTCTCAATTATTCAGCTCGATGTGCGTGCCGACGCCCTGGTCGAGCGCAGCGTCATACAGCAGCCGCCCGATGGCAAGGTCCTGCAGGCCGATGCCCACCGAGTTGAACAAGGTTACGTCCTCATCCCCCAGGCGCCCTGCTTTTGTCCCGGCGGCCACGTCACCAAGTTCAGCCTCCACATCCTCGAAGCCCATGACGCCTTCGGCCACCGGGATGATCAACCCACCGGATTTGGCCCTCGCCGTTGCGATGCTGTCGACGAAGATCCTTGCCCGCAGCATTCCTGCCGTATCGATCTCCCGGTGATCCGCCCTCGGACGTGATCCGACGGCGTTGATATGGAGTCCGGGCTGGAACCACTCGCCTTTAACCACAGGTTCAACGGCCGGCGTCAGGGTGCACAGCACGTCGGCAGTCTGCACCACTTCCCGGACGCTGGATGCCCGCGTGATGTTCAGCCCGTAGTCGGAAATCCCGTCACAAAAGGCGCCGACGGTGTCCGCCGAACGGGACCACACCACCACGTTTTCGATCGGCAGGACGGCCAGGATTGCTTCCACATGTGCCACGGCCAGGGCACCCGCCCCCACCAGTCCCAAGGTGGTGCTGCCGGGCCTCGCGAGGAGCTTCGTTGCCACGGCGCTGGCGGCGGCAGTGCGGACGCGGGTGGGGACTTTGCCGTCGAGGATCGCCAGGGTTTCCCCGTTCAGCTGGGAGACGAGCATGATGGTGGACCGTTGCGTGGGCAGGCTGACCGCCCCGTTGTCCGGGATGTCCGCCAGCAATTTCACCGATGCCAGCTCCTCTGCGTCGGACAGCGCCGCCATGGGCAGGAACCTCGCGTCCGAGGACGGCAGGAGGAGCGAATCCGGCGCCGGCTGGACAGCAGTGCCCCGGCTGAGGCCGGCAAAGACGCGCTCGACGGCGGCAATTGTCCCGGGCATATCGGCCAGGGCCTGGAGCTCGGAGGCTTTAAGAATCAGGGTCATGAGATGGCTTTCTGGAAGGGACGGCGCGTGACCAGGAGGCGCCGGGATAGGAGGAGGCGTGCGTCCGGCCGGTCAGAGGGTGTTCCGCACAAGGACTCCCTGTGCCACCACCGCACTGATCTGCTCCAGGGCGGAGGCGCTGTTCAATGGATCGGAGTCCACGATGACGGCATCTGCAAAGGCCCCGCGCACCAGGCGTCCGGCGTTCCCACTCCAACCGAGCAGGGCAGCCGCATTAACCGTCGCGGCCCTCAGCGCGTCCAGCGGGGAAAGTCCGGCTTCAGCGAGCAGCCGTACTTCCGTGCCGATCGGAGTCACGTCCGACCCGAAGGAGTCCGTGCCTGCCACGACCGTCACACCGGCTTCATGGGCTGCCCGCACCGCTGCCCTGATGACCGGGGTGTACTCCTCGCCCCGCGCGGCGAGGACCGGATTGGAGGAGCGTGCCATGCTGGTGATGGCATCCATGGTGGGCGTGAAGTAGGTGCCGCGGCGGGCCATCCGGGAGATCGTCTCCTCGCTGACGAAGACGCCGTGCTCGATGCTGCGCACTCCGGCACGGACGGCACCGTCAATCCCCTCAGCACTGTAGGCGTGGCACAGGACGCCCGCCTTGCCGGCCGCCTTGACCACCGCGGAGAGTTGCTCGTAGCCGTAGACCAGTTCGCGGGGGTCCTGCTCAGCCAGACCGGCGCGCGGGTTGGCCCGGGTCTTGATGACCTGGGCACCGCGTTTCAGGTTGACCCGGGTGAGGTAGGCAAGGTCCGTGGGCTCGGTGACTCCCCCTTGGAGGGAGGCGAGTGGTGCGAGGTCGGGGTCCGCGAGGAGCGAGTCCCCCAACTCCGGCGAAACGAACAGTCCTGCCGGGCTCATCCGGGGTGAGGCGCCGGCTGCCCAGACAGGCAGGGCAGCGAGGGCAACGTCCTGGTAGAAGCTGCTCGAGCCGCTCCTGACACTGGTGGCCCCGCCCTGCAGGATGGCCCCGGCATCGGACAGCGCATTTGCGTGGACATGCACGTCGATGAGGCCGGGAAGGACCCAACGGCCGGAGGCATCCACTATGCGTGCCCGGCCGGCAAGGGCAGCCACTTCACGCCGGGTTTCCTCCCGACTGCCGACGGCGGTGACCTTGCCTCCTTCCAGCACCAGGACCCCATCTTCCACCACACCACCCGTCTTCGGATCAACGATGGTGCCACCCTCGATGATCAGGGGCGGGGGTGACGCGGGGCGGCCAGGGTAGCCGGGATTCGCTGCGTTACCTTCCGCCTTCGCGGCCGGGGCGCTACCGAGCTGGGCTGCAAGCCCGGCCACCGAGATTCCGGCCAAGGCGGCTGCCCCGGCCAGGATGCCGCGGCGTGGAACAGCGGCGACTGGGACAGCGGGCGTGTGATCGTGCAGGCACATTGTTTTCTCCAAGGGACGGGCCCTGCCGAAGGAGCGGGCCGATACAAGTAGTTCAAAACCGGGATTCCCGGGAGGGCGGATAAACGTACCCGCAAGGTGCTGGCAGCCCTCCTGAGTCCTCACCCTACCGCGCTTGGTATACCAAGCCAAGAGTTGAGGAATGCACCACCATTAGCGGGCGGCGACGGCCGTTGTGATTTCCGCCCGCGGATAGGTGGGCGGAAACAGCTGCTCCGGGTCCCTGTGCCGGACGTCCCGCGTGGAGTAGGCCGCCCGCATTTTGTCGAACAGCCCCTGCCCCTCAGCCCGCAGGGCATCGAGGTCATAACCCGGGAGTGCACCGTCGACGACGACGGCGCGCCCCGCCACGAAGGTATCGGTCACCTGGCGCGCCGTGCCGTTCAGCACGAGCGTGCGGAGTGGGTCTTCGACGGCCCCGTTCCCGAAGTGCCCCAGGGAAACGATCGTGATGTCGGCCTGCGCACCGGGGGCGAGCCTTCCCAGATCAGCCCGCCCGAGGGCCCGTGCCCCGCCGAGGGTGGCGGCGTCGAAGTAGTCAGCCAGGGTCCCGGCGTCGGGCCTTTCCTCAACCAGCCGGGCCAGGTGCATGCCCACGTCCATGCCGCGCACCAGGTCGGGCGGGAAGGAGTCGGTGCCGAGGCACAGGTTGACGCCGGCTGCACGGAAGCGGTCGAACGAAACAAGCTGCTTCTGATAGCGGAAGGACGTCAGCGGGCAGTGCACAATGCTGACCCCGTGCCGGGCAAGCAGGTCCAGCGGCCCGCCCGGAGCCGACGCTGCGGGGTCCTTGCCGTTGATTACCACACCGTGCGGGATCAGAAGCCGGGTGCCGAACAGGCCGGTGGATTCCAACAGTTCCAGCACCCCGCGTCCGGCGGACTGCTGCAGGAGATCGTCCTCCAGCGGGGATTGGAGGCAGTGGAGCCGCACCGGAACGTCCCACTCCCGGCCGATCCGTGCGGTTTCCCGCATGAGGTCTTCGGACAGTGTCTCAATCCGGCACGGCAGCAAGGCCCCGGTGACGAGCGGATCTGCGAGGGCGGCGGCATAGTCCAGGAATCGCTCTGCGTCGCGAAGGCCCGCAAGACCTTGGGTTTCGTCGAAGTGGACCTCGCGGCCGCCTGCGGCTGTAGTGACATGGACCCCTGACCGGTAAGCGGGTCCCAGGTAGCCACGCAGGCCGATCCGGAGGCTTGTCGCCGCCATATCCATGAGTTCGTCAAGGCCCTCGGCCCAGGAGCTGTGGATCTCCGAGGCGATGGGCATGTAAGTCGTAATGCCGTGCAAGGCGAGCTGTGCCAGTGCAAACTCGCGGACCTTGGCCCGCTCGGCCCGTGTGAACACATCCCGGCGGCCGTTGGCGAAGTAGTCCTCAGACCACAGATGGCCGGATGCAACCTCCGGTGAGGGCCACGAGTCCAGAATGAGGTGATCGATGTCAGCCAAGGCATCCAGGTCGATCAGGCCAGGCATAATCAGGCTCTGGCCGTAGTGGCGCTCCTCGTCAACCGGACCGTCGTAGTTGCGTCCCACGAAGACGATGGAGTCACCCTCGAAGACGACTTCACCGTCCTCAATCAGGGTGTGCTGTTTTCCATCGAATCCCAGAACGTACCGGGCCGAAATTTTCTTGTACAACGTGCCTCCTTGCACAGGGGCCGGGGCCTCACCCGGGCATTTGAAAATGTGACTTGCCTCTCAGTGGTTCCGAGTATACAGTCTTTTGGTATACCAAGCGCAAGATTCGCAAAAGCGAGATGTCTTGCCCAGGATCCCCAACCCCCTCGAAAGGCCTGCGTCATGCGCAATGAAGCGAAGACCACAGTCGGCCCCGCGACTGCCTTAGTGGACACGCCGCCCACACGTTCTTTCCGTGCCAGTCCCGCCATGTGGCTCGCGATGATCGGGATTTCCACCGCTGTGTGCGCCGTGGCCATCATGATCGGAACCCATAAGTTCCATCTCGGCCCGGCCGCCATCGTCCTGATGCCCATCCTGTGGACCGTGCTCATCGGCGGATTCCTCGGCGTCCAGAAATGGAAACCCATCGGAGGGCGTGCCCGTGCAGTGTCCACCCACCTGATGGACGTATCCATTGTTTTCTTCCTCGCAGGCCTCGGCACCCAAATCGGCCCGTCGCTGACGAAGTTCACCAACATCGGCCCCGCGATCCTCCTGCAGGAGGTCGGCCACGTGGTGGGCACGGTGATCCTGGCCCTGCCCGTGGCAGTTGCGCTCGGGTTGGGCCGCACGTCAATCGGCGCCACCTGGTCGATCGACCGTGAGTCCTACCTTGCCTTCGCCATCCAGCGCTTCGGCGTCCGCTCCCCCGAGTACCGCGGCGTCTTCGCGGTGTGGGTGCTGGGCAGCGTCTTTGGCGCCGTGTTCATCTCCCTCCTGGCCGGCCTTCTCGGCGGGCTGGACTTCTTTGATCCCCGAGCCCTCGCGCTGGGCCTCGGACTCGGCTCCGCGTCCATGATGCTCGGCGGCGTGGGTGCCCTGTCCATCCTGTATCCGGAGATGGCAGGGGAAATCATGGCCCTCGCCGCACTGTCCAACCTCGTCACCAACATCGTGGGATTCTACGCAGGCGTATTCATCGCACTGCCGATGTGCCAGAAGCTCTACAAGATGTGGTCGCGCCTGTTCGGGCGTGACGACCTGGGCCGCCGTGTCCGGCGCGGCTCCCTGGTAGGTGCAGGCGGAACCGTCGCGGGCACCTCAGGCCAGGCACGCACAAGCGGGGCCCTGAGTGAATCGGATGAATCGCCGGATATCGAGGCTGTGGATGTCAACGGCATCGAGGCGGACCCCACCGTCGTCAGGTCACGCAGGACATGGCTGATTGCGTTCGCCGCGACCGGCGGGGCCGGTATCCTGTTGAACGCTCTGGGCACAGGTTCGGCGCGGCCCTTGGACGTCGTCGGCGTGCTCATCCTGCTGGCCCTTACCGCCGTCGCACTCGTGCTCGCAAAGCTCGTTCCCGCGGTCCCGTCCAGCATCTGGGTTTTGGCTCTGGCCACCATTGCCTCTGCGACCTTCTTTCCCTTCGGTCCTTTCATCGCTTCCACGACGCAGAACATCAACGTCCTGTTCGCGGGCCTGCCGATGATCGCACTGATCGGCATGTCACTCGGCAGGGACGTCAAGGCACTGCGCTCACTGAGCTGGAAGATTGTCATTGTCGCCCTGATGACATTCACGGCCAGCTTCATCGCCGCGGCAGTCATCGCGCAGGTTGCCTTGAACTTCTAGTACACGCTGCGGCAGGGAAGGTGCCGGTCCCGCGGGATCGGCACCTTCCCTACTGTGGTTCGTAGCACCAGCCGAAAGGAATGCACCATGATCATCGCCAATGTCCGCCCCTGGGGCAGGGACGCCGTGGACCTCGAGGTCCGCGAGGGACGGATCGCAGCCATTCACCCGGCGGGGACCGCCGTCGTATTGTCCGATGCTGACGGCGTGGCAGTGGACGGACGGAACCGCATAGCCATGCCGGCGTTCACCGACGTGCACGTCCACCTCGACTCGACCCGCATCGGGCTGCCGTTCCGGGAGCACACTGCCTCGCCCGGAGTGTGGAATATGATGTGCAACGACCGGGAAAACTGGCGCGATACCCCCGTCCCCTACCGCGATGTTGTGGCGGGAACGCTGGAACGGATGATTGCGCGGGGCACCACCCGCGTCCGTTCCTACGCCCAGGTCGACGTGGACTGCAAGCTTGAACGCTTCGAGGCAGTGATGGCCGCCAAGGAACGCTTCGCCCACGCCGCCAGGGTAGAGGTCATGGCTTTCCCCCAGGCCGGTCTTCTGCTTGAGGAGGGCACCGTGCCGCTCCTTGAGGAGGCCCTCCGTGCAGGCGCCACCACTATTGGCGGTATTGATCCCTGCCAGCTGGACCGGGACCCGGTCCGCCACCTCGATATCGTGTTCGGTCTGGCTGAGAAGTACGGGGTCGACGTCGACATTCATCTGCACGAGCCTGGCCACCTGGGGGTTTTCAGCGCTGAGCTTGTGTTCGACCGCACCCGCGCCCTGGGCATGCAAGGACGCGTCTCGCTGTCCCATGCGTACGATCTGGCCAACATCCACCCCGATGTGACCGCCCGGCTGGTGGAACAGATGGCAGAACTCGACATCGCCTGGGCGACCGTCGCCCCGGCGAGCGGCGGCGGCCAGTTCGACCTTGCCCAGCTGGCCCAGGCCGGTATCCGCGTCGGTTTAGGGGAGGACGGCCAGCGGGACTACTGGAGCCCCTACGGCAATTGCGACATGCTCGAACGCACGTGGCAGCTGGCTTTTACCCACCGGCTGCGCAAGGACCGCCTGATCGAGCACTGCGCGGCGATCGCCACGATTGGGGGCGCGTCCATCATTGACCGCTCCGTCCAGCGCCTCACTGGTCCCGACGACCGGCCCGGCTTCGCTGTTGGAGATCCGGCAGACATCGTCCTGGTCGATGGCGAAACGATCACGAGCACCGTCATGGACCGCGGCGCCGACCGGACCGTCATCCACGATGGCCGGATCGTCGCC
The window above is part of the Pseudarthrobacter sp. NS4 genome. Proteins encoded here:
- a CDS encoding pectate lyase family protein; protein product: MRKGSTYLSISAAIAVAGALMVSAPAGASPNPVAGPSGQTAQTPLERQVLSPGDGWASAGTGTTGGSAAVDAHVYDVSTKAELQAAFAAAGVQPKIVRVHGTIDANTAPDGSPMTCENYSEGTGYSLQQYLTDYDPATYGRDKEPAGPQEDARRAAATKQARNIRVDIPSNTTVVGATPDSSITGAALRINGASNVIVRNLTVRDAHDCFPSWDPTDGSEGNWNSEYDMLQVINKATNVWIDHSEFTDAPNLDSNQPVYFGRPYQVHDGAVDVTNGSDLVTMSFNRFADHDKLLLIGSTDNTNRGDPGKLRVTIHHNEFVNVGQRAPRVRFGQVDVYNNHYVVTEDSTVPYGYTFGAGFDSHLYAEANAFTLPAGIDPANIIGRYKGSVITTIGNTVNGKITDLRAVYNASASPANQLAEDTSWTPTLRTQVHPAQAVPGLLKSSTGPIFTAGGKG
- a CDS encoding pectinesterase family protein codes for the protein MAAILPSRRSVLATLALTAGTVALSGTGMANAFTQTTLDPTKPRTKPVIFVVGDSTSSAYQQSERPRAGWGQALPLLLGPQATVFDYAWSGASSKSFADAGLLDRVLALMQRGDYLLISFGHNDEKVTDPARGTLPDSTFKEYLSRYVDGAKARGGRPVLVTPVERRRFDSFGNARDSHGAYPQAVRELAAASGTPLVDLAASSKDLWQQLGPEGTKSHFLFLAPGEHPQYPQGSEDNTHFQAAGALAVARLVARELQSKEIAPPGYFRNLDGGADPLLDMYWPAERPIDVPVTLDVGPGRTFATVQSAVDSVPSNSTRRTVIRIQPGTYREAVRVPSNKPRISFIGQGSRPEDVVLVFNNASGTPKPDGTGNFGTSGSASVRIDGADFVARNLTFSNDFDEAANMGMKDRQAVALHITADRSVLSNVRMLGNQDTLLVNSPRSGVQARFYFDGCYVEGDVDFIFGRGTAVFSGCEIKSLDRASTTNNGYVTAGSLDLSIPYGYLFDQCRLVSDAAANTVHLGRPWHPSGDPRAVAQVLVRDSWLGAHISGTPWTDMSGFSWREARFHEYNNRGPGAQVTPDRPQLPGAEAGNFTVRNYLQGTDGWAPQLAGTTADCSVVPSEVAA
- a CDS encoding GOLPH3/VPS74 family protein, whose protein sequence is MNEESPKAAELNLPQAFLLLATNDKDGKPEIPVFALRTTLAGAILAELEMIGAIELQGKHVRATGATPATDLQRELELIRHKSRPHKPKRWVSILEGRAEVQRVYERMASLGIVEPVGEKHLGFFRTVRYPEKDHGPEAALLKKIEAALKGSSTKAGVLDSTAAGAGATDGQAADTAAPDAGPSDAAKTDAGPSDAAQPGGQRPDDRTLALIALAHAAGLLHKLFPAADRIWADELAKEYWPARAVEDELRMIRLAEEEAPAL
- a CDS encoding OsmC family protein, with the translated sequence MGNSRIAEAITSAKTYLAAHPDEARYRDSVASAAVEDGLRIRVAGPDGSSLVTDMVAGVGGTGSAPSPGWLFRAAYASCAATLIVMRAAEQGVELSGLEVDVDGESDDRGILGIADDVPAGPASMRVAVRVESAADEAAVRDIVEWGLKHCPVDDAVRRAVPVELDLRLG
- a CDS encoding GntR family transcriptional regulator, with the protein product MTVQAESPASSADTTRARIRELIISGEFAPGSRLRERELSQALDVSRVPVREALQQLEAEGFIDTSPRRGATVKQITLRDVNELFDVRLSLEVLAARLAAQAAASGGSSSRLQQVMSLAEEATLRHDHAQIPLINTALHAEIVALGGNSLLEYSMKPLLGRMQWLFTLTGHRDPQVQCAEHLGLCQAIYDGKADLAAALAFAHVELGREPSLQGLAGRLPER
- a CDS encoding ornithine cyclodeaminase family protein translates to MTLILKASELQALADMPGTIAAVERVFAGLSRGTAVQPAPDSLLLPSSDARFLPMAALSDAEELASVKLLADIPDNGAVSLPTQRSTIMLVSQLNGETLAILDGKVPTRVRTAAASAVATKLLARPGSTTLGLVGAGALAVAHVEAILAVLPIENVVVWSRSADTVGAFCDGISDYGLNITRASSVREVVQTADVLCTLTPAVEPVVKGEWFQPGLHINAVGSRPRADHREIDTAGMLRARIFVDSIATARAKSGGLIIPVAEGVMGFEDVEAELGDVAAGTKAGRLGDEDVTLFNSVGIGLQDLAIGRLLYDAALDQGVGTHIELNN
- a CDS encoding amidohydrolase family protein, which translates into the protein MCLHDHTPAVPVAAVPRRGILAGAAALAGISVAGLAAQLGSAPAAKAEGNAANPGYPGRPASPPPLIIEGGTIVDPKTGGVVEDGVLVLEGGKVTAVGSREETRREVAALAGRARIVDASGRWVLPGLIDVHVHANALSDAGAILQGGATSVRSGSSSFYQDVALAALPVWAAGASPRMSPAGLFVSPELGDSLLADPDLAPLASLQGGVTEPTDLAYLTRVNLKRGAQVIKTRANPRAGLAEQDPRELVYGYEQLSAVVKAAGKAGVLCHAYSAEGIDGAVRAGVRSIEHGVFVSEETISRMARRGTYFTPTMDAITSMARSSNPVLAARGEEYTPVIRAAVRAAHEAGVTVVAGTDSFGSDVTPIGTEVRLLAEAGLSPLDALRAATVNAAALLGWSGNAGRLVRGAFADAVIVDSDPLNSASALEQISAVVAQGVLVRNTL